The following coding sequences are from one Thermaerobacter subterraneus DSM 13965 window:
- a CDS encoding threonine aldolase family protein → MADIIDFRSDTVTQPTPAMRRAMAQAEVGDDVYGEDPTVRRLEEVAAERLGKAAGLFFPSGTMANQAAVLAHTRRGDEVLLEEESHIYYYEVGGVALLAGCQVRPLPSRRGVLDPAVVEAAIRPANIHFPPPRLLCLENTHNRWGGTVMTAEETAAVAEVAHRHGLKVHLDGARIFNAAVALGVPADRLAAPADSVMFSLSKGLGCPVGSVLVGDREFIAEARRYRKALGGGMRQAGILAAAGLVALDEMIDRLAEDHALARRLAEGLASLPGVRVDMETVQTNMVMADVSGTGRTAYQLAGELAAAGVKVNAVDAHRLRWVTHKDVGPADADRALAIFHRILTQG, encoded by the coding sequence GTGGCGGACATCATCGACTTCCGCAGCGACACCGTCACCCAGCCCACGCCCGCCATGCGCCGGGCCATGGCCCAGGCGGAGGTGGGCGACGACGTCTACGGCGAGGATCCCACGGTCCGGCGCCTGGAAGAGGTGGCGGCCGAGCGGCTGGGCAAGGCGGCCGGCCTGTTCTTCCCCAGCGGTACCATGGCGAACCAGGCGGCGGTGCTGGCCCACACGCGCCGCGGCGACGAGGTGCTGCTGGAGGAAGAATCCCACATCTATTACTACGAGGTGGGCGGCGTGGCCTTGCTGGCGGGCTGCCAGGTGCGGCCCCTTCCGTCCCGACGCGGGGTGCTGGATCCGGCGGTGGTCGAGGCCGCCATCCGGCCCGCCAACATCCACTTCCCGCCGCCGCGGCTCCTTTGCCTGGAGAACACCCACAACCGCTGGGGCGGCACGGTGATGACGGCGGAAGAGACGGCCGCGGTGGCCGAGGTGGCCCACCGCCACGGCCTCAAGGTCCACCTGGACGGGGCCCGCATCTTCAACGCGGCGGTGGCCCTGGGGGTGCCGGCCGACCGCCTGGCGGCCCCGGCCGATTCGGTGATGTTCAGCCTGTCGAAGGGGCTGGGCTGCCCCGTGGGCTCCGTGCTGGTGGGTGACCGGGAGTTCATCGCCGAGGCGCGCCGCTACCGCAAAGCCCTGGGTGGCGGCATGCGGCAGGCGGGCATCCTGGCGGCGGCGGGCCTGGTGGCCCTGGACGAGATGATCGACCGCCTGGCGGAAGACCACGCCCTGGCGCGCCGCCTGGCCGAGGGCCTGGCCAGTCTGCCAGGGGTCCGGGTGGACATGGAGACGGTCCAGACCAACATGGTGATGGCCGACGTCAGCGGCACGGGCCGGACGGCCTACCAGCTGGCCGGGGAGCTGGCGGCCGCCGGGGTCAAGGTCAACGCCGTGGACGCCCACCGGCTGCGCTGGGTCACCCACAAGGACGTGGGACCGGCCGACGCGGACCGGGCGCTGGCCATCTTCCACCGGATCCTGACCCAAGGCTGA
- a CDS encoding replication-associated recombination protein A: MVPKGTPGAGKDKPEQDLFARAAEERARQQAPLAERMRPRTLEEFVGQQHLVGPGRLLRRAIEADRLGSIILWGPPGSGKTTLARIIARTTRAHFEPLNAVTAGVGDLRRVVEEARERWALEGRSTVLFVDEVHRWNRAQQDALLPHLESGLVALIGATTENPYFACVPPLVSRARIFRLEPLSDDDMRQLLLRALADPERGLGRYRAEVDPAALEHLVRVAGGDARTALNALELAVLTTPPGADGVRRITLAAAEESIQRRALAYDPAGDEHYDHMSALIKSIRGSDPDAAVYWLARMLYAGEDPRTIARRLLVHAAEDVGLADPRALQVAAAAAAAAEQVGMPEARIPLAEAVLYLATAPKSNSVIRAIDAAWRAVEEQAIAGVPRHLRDAHYRGARALGHGQGYRYPHDFPGHFVRQQYLPDELLGARFYVPSDQGYEGRLAPVIEARRGPAGPPGPRRGQPAREPGRPDGDDLPSRQGRSRAGQPPGAQAPSTDGEPEGGGTPVTPREE; this comes from the coding sequence GTGGTGCCGAAGGGCACGCCTGGAGCCGGCAAGGACAAGCCGGAACAAGACCTCTTCGCCAGGGCGGCGGAGGAACGGGCCCGGCAGCAAGCGCCCCTGGCCGAGCGCATGCGGCCCCGGACCCTGGAGGAGTTCGTGGGCCAGCAGCACCTGGTGGGCCCGGGGCGGCTGCTGCGGCGGGCCATCGAAGCGGACCGCCTGGGGTCGATCATCCTCTGGGGCCCGCCGGGCTCGGGCAAGACGACCCTGGCCCGGATCATCGCCCGCACCACCCGGGCCCACTTCGAGCCCCTCAACGCCGTCACCGCGGGGGTGGGCGACCTGCGGCGGGTGGTGGAGGAGGCCCGGGAGCGGTGGGCCCTGGAGGGCCGCTCGACGGTGCTCTTCGTCGACGAGGTCCACCGCTGGAACCGGGCCCAGCAGGACGCCCTGCTGCCCCACCTGGAGAGCGGCCTGGTGGCCCTGATCGGCGCCACCACGGAGAACCCCTACTTCGCCTGCGTCCCGCCCCTGGTTTCGCGGGCCCGGATCTTCCGCTTGGAGCCCCTTTCCGATGACGACATGCGGCAGCTCCTGCTGCGTGCCCTGGCCGATCCCGAGCGGGGCCTGGGAAGGTACCGCGCAGAGGTGGACCCGGCCGCCCTGGAGCACCTGGTGAGGGTGGCCGGCGGGGACGCCCGCACGGCCCTGAACGCCCTGGAGCTGGCCGTGCTCACCACGCCGCCGGGGGCGGACGGGGTGCGGCGCATCACCCTGGCGGCGGCCGAGGAGTCCATCCAGCGGCGGGCCCTGGCCTACGACCCCGCGGGCGACGAGCACTACGACCACATGTCGGCCCTGATCAAGAGCATCCGCGGCTCCGACCCCGATGCCGCCGTCTACTGGCTGGCCCGGATGCTCTACGCGGGCGAGGATCCCCGCACCATCGCCCGGCGCCTGCTGGTCCATGCGGCGGAGGACGTGGGGCTGGCCGACCCGCGGGCCCTGCAGGTGGCCGCCGCGGCGGCCGCGGCGGCGGAGCAGGTGGGCATGCCCGAGGCCCGTATCCCCCTGGCGGAAGCCGTGCTCTACCTGGCCACGGCACCCAAGAGCAATTCGGTGATCCGGGCCATCGACGCGGCCTGGAGAGCCGTGGAAGAACAGGCCATCGCCGGGGTCCCCCGGCACCTGCGGGATGCCCACTACCGGGGCGCCCGGGCCCTGGGGCACGGCCAGGGCTACCGCTACCCCCACGACTTCCCGGGCCATTTCGTCCGGCAGCAATACCTGCCGGACGAGCTCCTGGGCGCCCGCTTCTATGTCCCCAGCGACCAGGGGTACGAGGGCCGCCTGGCGCCCGTCATCGAAGCCCGGCGGGGACCGGCCGGACCGCCTGGACCGCGGCGAGGACAGCCGGCTAGGGAGCCGGGCCGGCCCGATGGGGACGATCTTCCGTCCCGCCAGGGGAGGTCGCGGGCCGGGCAACCACCAGGGGCGCAGGCACCCTCCACGGACGGGGAACCTGAGGGCGGAGGAACGCCCGTCACGCCCCGCGAAGAGTAG
- a CDS encoding pyrimidine-nucleoside phosphorylase, with product MRAYDLILKKRDGGTLTREEIEWWVDGIARRTIPDEQVAAWAMAVFFRGMDARETADLTRAMALSGETVDLSDIPGVKVDKHSTGGVGDTTTLVLAPLVAAAGIPVAKLSGRGLGHTGGTLDKLESFPGFRVELSRDEFARQVRELGIAVAGQTADLVPADKRLYALRDVTATVDSIPLIAASIMSKKIAGGADAIVLDVKTGSGALMKSLDGALELARLMVDIGRHLGRRVVALVTDMNQPLGRAVGNALEVREAIATLRGQGPAELVELCLAVGGTMAWLAGKVPDPEAGRRLLARHLEAGDGLAMLRRLVEAQGGDPRAVDDPERLPQARYRQVFNAPRSGYLTAMDAQAVGTAAMVLGAGRARKDDVIDLAAGLVMLKRLGDRVEAGEPLVELHFNDPARLEAARRWLERAFTLADEPAPVPPLIHAVVGAELAPGTPAAPESTAAAGSGGVSGAGAAAGVTGASPAEIRVPEVARPAGSSAPVGAGAGAGATGAASPPSGWEPLVQLARAARHSAIAPFSRYRVGAALEAADGRIFTGANIENASFGLTMCAERVALFKALSEGVRQFRRIVITADGPEPAFPCGACRQLLFEYAPGLAVWVDGQPAPQPIETLLPHGFRLQR from the coding sequence TTGCGAGCCTACGACCTGATCCTGAAGAAGCGCGACGGCGGCACCCTGACCCGGGAGGAGATCGAGTGGTGGGTGGACGGCATCGCCCGCCGCACCATCCCCGACGAGCAGGTGGCGGCGTGGGCCATGGCCGTGTTCTTCCGCGGCATGGATGCCCGGGAGACGGCGGACCTGACCCGGGCCATGGCCTTGTCCGGCGAGACCGTCGACCTCAGCGACATCCCCGGCGTCAAGGTCGACAAGCACAGCACGGGCGGCGTAGGTGACACCACCACCCTGGTGCTGGCGCCGCTGGTGGCGGCGGCGGGCATCCCGGTGGCCAAGCTGTCGGGGCGCGGCCTGGGCCACACGGGCGGCACGCTGGACAAGCTGGAATCCTTCCCGGGCTTCCGGGTGGAACTGAGCCGGGACGAGTTCGCCCGCCAGGTTCGCGAGCTGGGCATCGCCGTGGCGGGCCAGACGGCCGACCTGGTGCCAGCGGACAAGCGGCTCTACGCCCTTCGGGACGTGACGGCAACGGTCGACAGCATCCCGCTGATCGCCGCCAGCATCATGTCCAAGAAGATCGCCGGCGGCGCTGACGCCATCGTCCTCGACGTCAAGACAGGCTCCGGCGCCTTGATGAAATCCCTGGACGGCGCCCTGGAGCTGGCCCGGTTGATGGTCGACATCGGCCGCCACCTGGGCCGCCGCGTGGTCGCCCTGGTGACGGACATGAACCAGCCCCTGGGGCGCGCCGTGGGCAACGCCCTGGAGGTGCGGGAGGCCATCGCCACCCTGCGGGGCCAGGGGCCGGCGGAGCTGGTGGAACTCTGCCTGGCCGTGGGCGGCACCATGGCCTGGCTGGCCGGCAAGGTACCGGATCCCGAGGCGGGGCGCCGGCTCCTGGCCCGGCACCTGGAGGCGGGCGACGGCCTGGCCATGCTGCGCCGGCTGGTGGAGGCCCAGGGGGGCGACCCCCGGGCGGTCGACGACCCCGAGCGGCTGCCCCAGGCCCGTTACCGCCAGGTGTTCAACGCCCCGCGCAGCGGGTACCTGACCGCCATGGACGCCCAGGCGGTCGGGACGGCCGCCATGGTCCTGGGGGCCGGCCGCGCCCGCAAGGACGACGTCATCGACCTGGCCGCCGGCCTGGTCATGCTCAAGCGGCTGGGAGATCGGGTGGAGGCGGGCGAGCCGCTGGTGGAGCTGCACTTCAACGATCCCGCGCGGCTGGAGGCGGCCCGCCGCTGGCTGGAGCGGGCCTTCACCCTTGCGGACGAACCGGCTCCCGTGCCGCCCCTGATCCATGCCGTGGTCGGTGCCGAGCTGGCGCCGGGGACCCCGGCGGCGCCGGAATCGACCGCGGCCGCGGGGTCCGGCGGGGTTTCCGGGGCCGGCGCGGCGGCCGGGGTGACGGGTGCCTCGCCGGCGGAGATCCGGGTGCCGGAGGTCGCCCGGCCGGCCGGGTCGTCCGCTCCGGTCGGGGCAGGGGCCGGGGCCGGCGCAACGGGTGCCGCCTCCCCACCTTCCGGCTGGGAGCCCCTGGTGCAGCTGGCCCGGGCCGCCCGGCATTCGGCCATCGCCCCCTTCTCCCGCTACCGGGTGGGGGCGGCACTGGAGGCGGCGGACGGCCGGATCTTCACCGGCGCCAACATCGAAAACGCCAGCTTCGGGCTGACCATGTGCGCGGAGCGGGTGGCCCTGTTCAAGGCGCTGTCCGAGGGGGTGCGCCAGTTCCGGCGCATCGTCATCACCGCCGACGGCCCCGAGCCCGCCTTCCCCTGCGGAGCCTGCCGGCAGCTGCTGTTCGAATACGCGCCGGGCCTGGCGGTGTGGGTCGACGGCCAGCCGGCGCCCCAGCCCATCGAGACCCTGTTGCCCCACGGCTTCCGCCTCCAGCGCTGA
- a CDS encoding thymidine kinase — protein sequence MAGYLEVITGGMFSGKTEELLRRVQRARIARRRVLLCKPDLDHRYRRDAVASHDGRDLEAVVVPAGRPEEIPVLAARSAAEVVGIDEAQFFAPPIVQAVLDMVAAGLRVIVSGLDMDFARRPFGPMPELMALADEVLKLKAICVVCGEPATFTQRLIGGRPAAPDDPVILIGGHESYEPRCRRHHQLGEPQAAAGRQAAPARDRGPADDAGGLRSP from the coding sequence ATGGCAGGCTATCTTGAGGTGATCACCGGCGGCATGTTCTCGGGCAAGACGGAGGAACTGCTGCGCCGGGTCCAGCGGGCGCGCATCGCCCGGCGGCGGGTCCTCCTGTGCAAGCCCGACCTGGACCACCGCTACCGGCGGGACGCCGTCGCCTCCCACGACGGGCGCGACCTCGAGGCCGTGGTGGTGCCCGCCGGCCGCCCCGAGGAGATCCCCGTGCTGGCGGCCCGGTCGGCGGCGGAGGTGGTGGGCATCGACGAGGCCCAGTTCTTCGCACCGCCCATCGTCCAGGCCGTGCTGGACATGGTCGCCGCCGGCCTGCGGGTCATCGTCTCGGGGCTCGACATGGACTTCGCCCGCCGCCCGTTCGGCCCCATGCCCGAGCTGATGGCCCTGGCGGACGAGGTGCTCAAGCTGAAGGCCATCTGCGTGGTCTGCGGGGAGCCCGCCACCTTCACCCAGCGGCTCATCGGCGGCCGGCCCGCGGCCCCTGACGACCCGGTGATCCTGATCGGCGGCCACGAGTCGTACGAGCCCCGGTGCCGGCGCCACCACCAGCTGGGCGAGCCCCAAGCGGCCGCCGGCCGGCAGGCCGCCCCGGCCCGGGACCGGGGGCCGGCGGATGACGCCGGCGGGCTCCGGTCTCCGTAG
- the trxA gene encoding thioredoxin produces MAAGILDLTAEQFDAEVLQSDQPVLVDFWAPWCGPCRMIAPIVEEIAQEYAGRLKVAKLNVDDHGVIAGRYGVMSIPTLLVFKGGQPVARIVGFRPKEELEQEILKAIG; encoded by the coding sequence ATGGCAGCGGGCATTCTGGATCTCACCGCCGAACAGTTCGACGCGGAAGTGCTGCAGTCCGACCAGCCGGTGCTGGTGGACTTCTGGGCGCCCTGGTGCGGCCCGTGCCGCATGATCGCTCCCATCGTGGAGGAGATCGCGCAGGAGTATGCCGGCCGGCTGAAGGTCGCCAAGCTGAACGTGGACGACCACGGCGTCATCGCCGGCCGCTACGGCGTCATGTCCATTCCCACCCTCCTGGTCTTCAAGGGCGGCCAGCCCGTGGCCCGCATCGTGGGCTTCCGTCCCAAGGAAGAGCTGGAGCAGGAGATCCTCAAGGCCATCGGTTGA
- the deoC gene encoding deoxyribose-phosphate aldolase yields the protein MEDRGSGIPAGATPPALGRRQLAGLIDHTLLKPEATPEQVEQLCREAVEHGFASVCINPVYVPLAAELLAGAGPVVCTVIDFPLGAGSAADKARQAEAALAAGARELDVVQPVGLLKAGRHREVVAHLHGVVAVARPAGALVKVILETGLLRPEEIDLACRLALEAGADFVKTSTGFGPGGATEEAVRRMRAAVGPGKGVKASGGIRDYEAACRMVAAGANRIGASASLAILAGAPDEPA from the coding sequence ATGGAGGACCGGGGTTCGGGTATACCGGCGGGCGCGACGCCGCCGGCCCTCGGCCGGCGGCAGCTGGCGGGCCTGATCGACCACACCCTGCTCAAGCCCGAGGCCACGCCCGAGCAGGTGGAGCAGCTCTGCCGGGAGGCGGTGGAACACGGTTTCGCCTCGGTGTGCATCAACCCGGTGTACGTCCCCCTGGCCGCGGAGCTCCTGGCTGGGGCGGGGCCGGTGGTGTGCACCGTGATCGACTTTCCCCTGGGTGCCGGGTCGGCCGCCGACAAGGCCCGCCAGGCCGAGGCGGCCCTGGCCGCCGGGGCGCGGGAACTGGACGTGGTCCAGCCCGTCGGCCTCCTCAAGGCCGGGCGCCACCGGGAGGTGGTGGCCCACCTGCACGGCGTGGTGGCGGTGGCCCGGCCGGCGGGAGCGCTGGTCAAGGTGATCCTGGAAACGGGCCTGCTGCGTCCCGAGGAGATCGACCTGGCCTGCCGGCTGGCCCTGGAGGCGGGGGCCGACTTCGTCAAGACGTCCACCGGCTTCGGGCCGGGCGGGGCCACTGAGGAGGCGGTGCGCCGGATGCGGGCGGCGGTGGGGCCCGGCAAGGGCGTCAAGGCGTCGGGCGGCATTCGGGACTATGAGGCGGCCTGCCGGATGGTGGCGGCCGGTGCGAACCGCATCGGTGCCAGCGCCAGCCTGGCCATCCTGGCCGGAGCGCCCGACGAACCTGCCTGA